CCGGTGGGATCTTGGTCAACAGTAGAGTAATCGCGTCCATCTTTGCGCCTCTTGCTTTAAGAACAGGCTTCATTTCCCGCATACTCTTGCCGACATTTGTGAATGAGTCACTATGATTCAAGATTGCTGGGAAACTTCCCCGTTTTAACACCTCGGTCTCCATCGCCGCATTCATGGCATAGTGATTCCATAACCAGCTTTGCATATCCTTGATCCAATTGATTTTAAAATGGGCGCCTTCAAATAGTTCTCTGACCTTGTTGTTTATCTGTTCCGTGCCTACCCGTGGTTTTTCCAGAAATATCATTTTTAAAAAGCCGCCCCTAAGCTTATTGTCCTCAATGCCGCCTCCTGCTCCTGGGAACCCAAAGACAACATTGTTCATAGACAGGGGCAAGATTGATGATTTTAAATCCTTCCAAATATTATTGAATATTAGGATAGGGGTGTTACCCGCAGTAGTCGAAAGTAATTTTGCTGCTTCGGGAAGTTGCTCTGTGTTGACACTCGCAATAATGAGATCGTAATTTGGGCTTATCTCCTCATGCAGCTTGGTTTTCCAGCTTTCTTGGATGAATTGTTTCCCTTTTCGTGCGTCCCACATTTCAAGCGCTATATGACTTCCGAACTTTTCTTTTCTCCCTTTTCTAACGTAAAACTCAACGGTATGCCCTGCCTTCTCTAAAGCCCAAGCGTATTGGGTCGATATTACACCTCTACCGAAAAATAAAATTCTCATCTTAGCCTCCTAATATCCATATTCATCCTTGTTAATGATCCAACAACGTGTTGTATAATGTTATTGTATAGATTCACTATACGGTCATCAACCATCAGATTTTTAATATCTGTCGTATAATCACTTGAACAGAAAATGGAGGTCAATAATGAATAAACAACCTGAAATTACGGAAAAAACAAGGCAGACATTTATAAATGT
This window of the Paenibacillus marchantiae genome carries:
- a CDS encoding ketopantoate reductase family protein codes for the protein MRILFFGRGVISTQYAWALEKAGHTVEFYVRKGRKEKFGSHIALEMWDARKGKQFIQESWKTKLHEEISPNYDLIIASVNTEQLPEAAKLLSTTAGNTPILIFNNIWKDLKSSILPLSMNNVVFGFPGAGGGIEDNKLRGGFLKMIFLEKPRVGTEQINNKVRELFEGAHFKINWIKDMQSWLWNHYAMNAAMETEVLKRGSFPAILNHSDSFTNVGKSMREMKPVLKARGAKMDAITLLLTKIPPALIGTLFNKVIFAKGSLPRLFIEYNNSTSNFAVLEVVREAKKLGIPLPRLTSALENTEQHTSIENG